A single Candoia aspera isolate rCanAsp1 chromosome 7, rCanAsp1.hap2, whole genome shotgun sequence DNA region contains:
- the POLR2F gene encoding DNA-directed RNA polymerases I, II, and III subunit RPABC2 translates to MSDNEDNFDGDDFDDVEEDEGLDDLENVEEEGQENVEILPSGERQQANQKRITTPYMTKYERARVLGTRALQIAMCAPVMVELEGETDPLLIAMKELKARKIPIIIRRYLPDGSYEDWGVDELIITD, encoded by the exons TTTTGATGGAGATGATTTTGATgatgtggaagaagatgaaggaCTTGATGATCTGGAAAATGTTGAGGAG GAGGGTCAGGAAAATGTGGAAATCCTGCCATCTGGAGAGCGACAACAGGCAAATCAGAAGCGGATCACTACTCCTTACATGACCAAATATGAGCGGGCCAGAGTTCTTGGTACCCGTGCCCTCCAGATAgc CATGTGTGCCCCAGTGATGGTAGAGCTTGAAGGAGAAACGGATCCCTTGCTGATTGCAATGAAAGAACTAAA AGCTCGGAAGATTCCTATAATTATCCGCAGGTACCTGCCAGACGGAAGTTATGAAGACTGGGGTGTGGATGAACTGATTATCACAGATTAA
- the SOX10 gene encoding transcription factor SOX-10 translates to MTDDQDLSEVEMSPVGSEEHHCLSPGPSMASDTNSHLTNSGSGEMGKVKKEQQDTEADDDKFPVCIREAVSQVLSGYDWTLVPMPVRVNGSSKSKPHVKRPMNAFMVWAQAARRKLADQYPHLHNAELSKTLGKLWRLLNESDKRPFIEEAERLRMQHKKDHPDYKYQPRRRKNGKAAQGENDGQADGEAGGAAAIQAHYKNAHLDHRHPGEGSPLSDGHPEHSSGQSHGPPTPPTTPKTELQAGKADSKRDGRSLGEGGKPHIDFGNVDIGEISHEVMSNMEPFDVNEFDQYLPPNGHAAHPGHVGGYATAAGYGLGSALAAASGHSAWISKQHGVSLSAATSSVVDSKTQVKTEGSTPGGHYTDQPSTSQLAYTSLSLPHYGSAFPSISRPQFDYPDHQPSGPYYSHSSQASGLYSAFSYMGPSQRPLYTAISDPAPSVPQSHSPTHWEQPVYTTLSRP, encoded by the exons ATGACAGATGATCAAGACCTTTCTGAAGTAGAAATGAGTCCTGTTGGTTCTGAAGAACATCACTGCCTTTCACCAGGACCTTCCATGGCATCAGACACCAACTCTCATCTTACCAACTCTGGCAGTGGTGAGATGGGGAAAGTGAAGAAGGAACAGCAAGACACGGAGGCAGATGATGATAAGTTCCCAGTGTGCATCCGGGAGGCAGTGAGCCAGGTACTGAGTGGCTATGATTGGACCCTAGTGCCCATGCCCGTGCGTGTCAATGGAAGCAGCAAGAGCAAGCCCCATGTCAAGCGGCCTATGAATGCCTTTATGGTGTGGGCTCAAGCTGCCCGGAGGAAGCTGGCCGATCAGTATCCTCACCTTCACAATGCAGAACTTAGTAAGACGCTTGGGAAGCTCTGGAG attatTGAATGAAAGTGACAAACGACCTTTCATTGAGGAAGCAGAGCGGCTACGGATGCAGCACAAGAAGGACCATCCTGATTATAAGTACCAACCACGGCGTCGGAAAAATGGCAAGGCTGCCCAGGGAGAAAATGATGGCCAGGCGGATGGGGAAGCTGGTGGAGCTGCAGCTATCCAAGCCCACTATAAGAATGCCCATTTGGACCATAGGCACCCTGGAGAAGGATCTCCCTTGTCTGATGGGCATCCTGAACACTCTTCAG GTCAGAGCCATGGACCTCCCACACCACCAACTACTCCGAAGACAGAACTGCAGGCGGGTAAGGCTGATTCCAAACGGGATGGGCGTTCCCTTGGAGAAGGAGGAAAGCCTCACATCGACTTTGGCAATGTGGATATCGGGGAGATCAGCCACGAAGTGATGTCCAATATGGAGCCCTTTGATGTCAACGAGTTTGACCAATATCTTCCACCAAATGGACACGCTGCGCACCCAGGCCACGTGGGGGGTTATGCCACAGCTGCTGGTTATGGCCTTGGCAGTGCCCTGGCTGCAGCCAGTGGACACTCTGCCTGGATCTCCAAGCAGCATGGAGTCTCTTTGTCTGCTGCCACATCCTCCGTGGTAGATTCGAAGACACAAGTGAAAACAGAGGGCTCTACTCCTGGGGGTCATTATACTGACCAACCCTCCACTTCCCAGTTAGCTTACACATCCCTCAGTCTGCCCCACTATGGCTCAGCTTTTCCCTCTATATCCAGGCCCCAGTTTGACTATCCTGATCACCAACCTTCAGGACCCTATTACAGCCACTCTAGTCAGGCTTCTGGTCTCTACTCAGCCTTCTCATATATGGGGCCTTCCCAGCGTCCTCTGTACACTGCCATCTCTGACCCAGCCCCTTCAGTGCCACAGTCCCACAGTCCCACACACTGGGAACAGCCTGTGTATACAACCCTCTCAAGACCCTAG